From the genome of Myripristis murdjan chromosome 22, fMyrMur1.1, whole genome shotgun sequence, one region includes:
- the mgaa gene encoding MAX dimerization protein MGA a isoform X4: MASKKKQKGMVFHQEGATAPTAAPAAAPPAARFAALKPGKASEGGLEQGGFASDEETDKMVKPNTYSKEVLKVSALPTVKHAASLNSQSDNLSPDSVCKGIKVTLDNNSMWNEFFRCRTEMILTKQGSRMFPYCRFRISGLEPTKQYSLIMDIQPVDNSRYKWTGQNWQVAGRADRHVKNQTFAHPESPSTGECWMQNPVSFYKLRLTNDISNQEGNIVLHVLHRYLPRLHVIQSDKAAKDIKLNGPHVVTFTFPQTEFMAVTAYQNSRFAQLKVDYNPFAKGLKEDGSSSLLLKLKSITGKDSRKEGGVTTDEQHPVKKNLKSLLANHKPRSLKVAEQKVSTPEDQKTSSPNKDESPAKSMGETSRSNTRPAQKLFSELIREAHVSLKRCNLEQLRINNSTTCKNEQTDTKDTAVKGRDATDDSLSLKKHSETSSAKTTENTMKKNALKSSKEDKHLVGKLNCKGTVLTDCTAVRDTSSTARVSASAVSLNSADSNCKSKLVAKPEENAKPHKRPAPLPLPALALFLKQHRPKPRQVKTEPKSHTVALTESPLDISHSTAPSATATPLPDHTDKPADPSADIGSKIAEPCSQVSGCTGSHLHPAGKIMTVTRQAAETGHQAPSPSCQATVATTDHEGLRTDCLASVDVAESQALESDGAPVLTNPHEPFYTSGTTISTMSTALTTSSASPVVSAALNTVLPVPDSPQTPTFTESATLPSTPSNIKPASLLPDSECSSFGFEPLSPASSPESLPPLPASLALELSPAPSGLTSKVVPQSEDAASVFKWHTVLPLPDPFGTTFIQPPPQPPPLSSPTAPLLPSQSPSHSGSQALATTTSSLPTDAATSFQENDQSLPFPAELSPLALQLSLSPTFSSLDGDALSPTPSIADLVHFFSTDDDLGMEVDFSNTEAAPPSCPPFSTVAPSAQGPCPQITPSPANKPQKCKKKSRRGRPPMDKALKRGHFSDISMQANLEEVEEQLFISFTSKEALRLHLGDSSEGTGVTAQPQRPSVAEPQQHTEAAKNVEAPESLEERIAAFEKVLLRDMKMMKHRQVIHPVLQEVGLKMNLLDPMLSIDLQYLGVRLPIPPPGVSLEPLADTLAPPQSVSAAFVSRTGKTTDVTQIKGWRDKFAPSEPSSTPASSKPEVATNSDVPKRNLSAFCSDMLDEYLENEGKLIDERAASFSQAAAVAEPVAYELPTRSTSYVRTLDSILRKQTSTSPTSALISGFVPPSKRPKFPPMELKKSRKTHTKQRVVGSKQNKLKLSAAISTHTDISAAAPEQQTSPSSSPVKAGKTRPVTPLSEHTAPITESPPRSKKKHFKIHSDTFDHTAPITCSPKRKKRLKRKSLSPSAFRSAPPGISGDMAPLESDSELGNADDDGRDTRPLVTKALLKQRDLEDGVVWEGRPRTCITEERAAIALTSLFTLMGFVCENPTAPIQMIKRRAPPCLNDFCRLGCVCSSLAQPGRPSHCGRAHCMFGCGCLKQKVVLLKNLDGPDSSPSDQAAGRKRRRKKRMKMAYILKEADSVSQPAERVRTLWRKDAADADLEPVHAPEPACLPWASEGGGEGSSCARVRAYGSRKTPRLSHKEGRGQPKAARRKEPSLKKSKIKSSSPAAEPHQLAPTAPPSAQCPAVEPEPMPSKRLTIVAECQWPSEAERNDVLQKVCVAMASDQLDKPLWIQSYLITPLSRATEEDGGGRCVHYKVRISEPRPDPANTSRPARPQQQQEEEEEEEEEEEEEEEGLEDWQREVMEEEEEEEEEQCLEDWQREVEEDDEGLDDWQRQIEEECAEREEDGEKRGQKEEERAEKMKMISMGLPFLTGISPAGFLSARRRQRGDSENVVQVNGKLYPLAKIQLGGMGALHPANRLAAYLTGRVGPVRHLRGPAQPSSSSSSSSSSSSVSSSSSLLSSSKLHPSQTSSTTSQTAASSAAKPRVPAPGAADSKAAQATPGVVSPLNPSPGTAAPSKTQVLMVPVPGAGGTGPVQNLLTRPLASAPPTAGQRILLTSVRTPVGTQYFRKVDGKLVQLVPLNQLRAVNPNLVVQRAPVPSSSPVPVSSLQASAPVGSQSNPVTSIATTMTTTTASIPSRLAFSVPSLSTSLPTGSGFLLSQKGTCTFKIIPSNGTKEPLLVTCPKVPTQPQTKVAVAPGTFTLLQSPQLPPPATVISLKPSGGQGAEHGVKTVTVSTMPVGSGGAVELSRLVPVKPTQALPQPSNTQGSTETGSTSLTLPPAPHPAPPPAPSLTPPPAPSLAPPPAPSVTPPPAPSVTPPPAPSLTPPPVPPTDRMSVPPVSHPSIDLTRPGSPELASDLVDLDIVCVDDEMAYAAREPVGGAQSDKAKATPGRKQKKEVEVVDLVVSSSEETENSSDDVDDVDSGGGGGEQDLATRINRKIHNALERSRREAMAGRFHGLRRELGLSDEKTSKIRILRKAKQDILSLTKRSMKLKVEMTRLRKRRAELAAAVAQRTGESAESVSRKVQRVSYVQRLSGVLAGGTGSGGGVEAEDLRDELERRAERSSDEDNVILTNHSSDDDVTEVDIEMVEESDEPSPVTTTTKSRRSDRTSQSCRKASGQQVASSFRALSSLVKVESETPSQELVLQQACEEIWALESEAERLQSVKASLSQQRAAYIREISLRSGKSEQRILRKLQLLSAKQMRLEAEQERRRTAKPPAGGGAAERPPESSTAERPPATPPVPPVAPPTVPPVTPPPVPPSQQSQTSSQRVVIVPTPLLAPPTVSHNPSVARDRPRTIPNILSRRKPLAPPPSATEPYTDECPSIQALVPTEVLSLVGAALPGQQVVTLSPLVQRPTLLQTPPTPGVASVTLNISNLTNQHLRLSSLAPPPPGKIYSGSALLPSNLTAQSLPAVLQLAQTSSPQQPAEPPPPPQVIPGDSAGLEALQMFPKFLTMMEFPTQNQSRTLSSPSDPAPGSEPSPSAGRSSGGAAAEQEMKQEVRAPGTGNEQKQQEEESDGEGLTSLLNEIVFLNQQVGPPEDEAPPPSPSARPSSETEREAAGGVGEEEGEEHPLLLQLDEDPSGSGSEQGGGVANGHADAQLGSDSSADGLRQPHNPQCTAKGGALTPPPLLQMKVGGGGGGGGAMKAEPGGDRAGGQEGGVAWRPMPRLVPLGLRSNTQT; encoded by the exons ATGGCTTCTAAGAAGAAGCAGAAAGGCATGGTGTTTCATCAAGAAGGGGCGACTGCCCCGACAGCGGCACCTGCAGCTGCCCCTCCAGCTGCTCGCTTTGCCGCCTTAAAACCAGGCAAAGCAAGTGAAGGGGGCTTAGAACAAGGTGGCTTTGCCAGTGACGAAGAAACAGACAAGATGGTAAAACCCAACACTTACTCAAAGGAAGTCCTCAAAGTGTCTGCACTCCCCACAGTGAAGCATGCTGCCAGTTTGAATTCTCAGTCGGACAATCTGTCACCAGATAGCGTCTGCAAAGGCATCAAAGTGACCTTGGACAACAACAGCATGTGGAACGAGTTCTTCAGATGCAGAACTGAGATGATCCTGACTAAACAAGGCAGCAGGATGTTTCCCTACTGCCGTTTTCGCATCTCTGGCTTGGAACCAACCAAGCAGTACTCTCTCATTATGGACATACAACCTGTAGACAACAGTCGCTACAAGTGGACTGGTCAAAACTGGCAAGTTGCTGGGAGGGCAGACCGTCATGTGAAGAATCAGACATTTGCTCATCCTGAGTCACCGTCAACAGGGGAGTGCTGGATGCAGAATCCAGTGTCGTTTTACAAACTCAGGCTCACCAACGACATCTCCAACCAAGAGGGGAACATCGTCTTGCACGTGCTGCATCGCTACTTGCCGCGACTGCATGTGATCCAGTCTGACAAAGCTGCTAAAGACATAAAGCTTAACGGGCCTCATGTTGTAACATTCACGTTCCCCCAGACTGAGTTCATGGCAGTGACAGCTTACCAGAACTCGCGGTTTGCTCAGCTGAAAGTTGACTACAACCCATTTGCTAAAGGACTTAAGGAGGATGGATCCAGTTCGTTGTTGCTGAAGCTCAAATCGATCACTGGCAAAGACTCGCGCAAAGAGGGAGGTGTAACTACCGATGAGCAGCATCCTGTGAAAAAGAACTTGAAGTCTCTGCTTGCAAATCATAAACCTAGAAGCTTGAAAGTAGCAGAGCAGAAAGTGTCAACTCCAGAAGACCAGAAGACCTCCAGCCCAAACAAAGACGAGTCACCTGCCAAATCCATGGGGGAAACTTCTCG CAGCAATACACGTCCTGCTCAGAAGTTATTTTCTGAACTGATCCGGGAGGCTCATGTTTCCCTGAAAAGATGCAACTTGGAGCAGCTGCGCATCAATAACAGCACTACttgcaaaaatgaacaaactgaCACTAAGGACACTGCTGTCAAAGGCAGAGATGCCACTGATGACAGCTTGTCTCTCAAAAAGCATTCTGAAACCTCATCTGCAAagacaactgaaaacacaatgaagAAAAATGCCTTGAAGTCTTCAAAAGAGGACAAACACCTTGTAGGTAAACTGAACTGTAAGGGTACTGTATTGACAGACTGCACTGCGGTCAGGGATACGTCATCCACTGCACGTGTTTCTGCTTCAGCAGTGTCTCTAAACTCTGCAGACTCTAACTGTAAAAGTAAACTTGTAGCTAAACCTGAGGAGAATGCAAAGCCACACAAACGGCCTGCGCCCTTGCCTCTGCCAGCCCTCGCTCTGTTTCTGAAGCAGCATCGACCGAAACCAAGGCAGGTCAAGACCGAGCCAAAGTCTCATACAGTAGCCCTGACTGAATCCCCATTAGACATTTCTCATTCTACTGCACCTTCTGCTACTGCCACTCCACTTCCTGACCACACTGACAAACCAGCTGATCCTTCAGCTGATATTGGCAGTAAGATCGCCGAACCTTGCAGCCAAGTGTCTGGTTGCACTGGTTCACATCTTCATCCAGCTGGAAAGATCATGACTGTTACTCGTCAAGCAGCTGAAACAGGCCACCAGGCTCCCAGTCCTTCATGTCAAGCTACAGTTGCCACTACAGATCATGAGGGCTTAAGAACTGATTGCTTGGCCTCAGTTGACGTTGCTGAAAGCCAGGCCTTGGAGTCAGATGGTGCACCAGTGTTAACCAATCCACATGAGCCATTTTATACCTCTGGGACAACTATATCTACAATGTCCACAGCTCTTACTACCTCTTCTGCATCTCCTGTGGTGTCAGCAGCCCTCAACACAGTGTTACCTGTCCCTGACAGCCCCCAGACACCAACCTTTACAGAGTCTGCCACACTACCATCAACACCATCCAACATTAAGCCTGCCTCTTTGCTACCTGACTCTGAATGTTCATCCTTTGGCTTTGAGCCTTTGTCACCTGCAAGCTCACCCGAGTCCTtaccccccctccccgcctCTTTAGCATTAGAGCTTAGTCCTGCACCCTCAGGACTCACTTCAAAAGTTGTACCACAGAGTGAAGATGCTGCATCTGTCTTTAAATGGCATACAGTGTTACCTCTACCTGACCCATTTGGAACCACATTTATTCAGCCCCCACCACAGCCTCCTCCATTATCATCCCCTACTGCACCTTTGTTGCCTTCACAGTCTCCCTCCCACTCAGGCTCACAGGCTCTTGCCACCACCACATCTTCTCTTCCCACTGATGCAGCCACATCATTTCAAGAGAACGACCAGTCGCTTCCCTTTCCGGCAGAATTGTCTCCCCTTGCACTGCAGCTGTCACTGTCTCCAACCTTTTCCTCGTTAGATGGAGATGCATTGTCCCCCACTCCTTCGATTGCAGACCTTGTGCACTTTTTTTCTACTGATGACGATCTTGGAATGGAGGTGGATTTTTCAAACACAGAGGCAGCGCCGCCTTCCTGCCCACCTTTTAGCACAGTAGCACCCAGTGCACAGGGGCCCTGTCCGCAGATAACGCCATCCCCAGCTAACAAGCCCCAGAAATGCAAGAAGAAATCAAGGCGGGGAAGACCTCCGATGGATAAGGCTCTTAAGAGGGGCCACTTCTCCGACATTAGCATGCAAGCCAACCTTGAGGAAGTGGAGGAACAGTTATTTATTTCCTTCACATCAAAG gaAGCCCTCAGGCTGCACCTCGGGGACTCCTCTGAAGGCACGGGGGTCACCGCACAACCTCAGAGGCCTTCTGTCGCAGAACCACAGCAACACACCGAGGCAGCCAAGAACG TTGAAGCTCCGGAGAGCCTGGAGGAGAGGATAGCGGCCTTTGAGAAGGTTCTTCTGAGAGACATGAAGATGATGAAACACAGACAGGTCATCCACCCCGTCCTGCAGGAAG TTGGACTGAAGATGAACCTGCTGGATCCGATGCTCTCCATCGACCTGCAGTATCTGGGCGTCCGCCTACCGATCCCTCCGCCTGGAGTCTCTCTGGAGCCGCTCGCCGACACGCTGGCACCGCCACAAA GTGTTTCTGCTGCGTTTGTGTCGAGGACAGGGAAGACGACTGACGTCACACAGATTAAAGGCTGGAGAGATAAGTTCGCTCCATCTGAGCCTTCGTCAACTCCTGCCTCCTCTAAACCTGAAG TTGCCACCAACTCAGATGTCCCCAAGAGGAACTTGTCGGCGTTCTGCAGCGACATGCTGGACGAATATCTGGAAAATGAGGGCAAGCTGATCGACGAGCGCGCCGCCAGCTTCTCCCAGGCGGCAGCGGTGGCGGAGCCGGTGGCGTACGAGCTTCCCACCAGGAGCACCAGTTACGTCCGCACCCTCGACAGCATTCTTAGGAAACAAACATCAACCTCCCCCACCTCCGCCCTCATTTCAGGCTTTGTGCCCCCCTCTAAGAGACCCAAATTTCCCCCCATGGAGCTGAAAAAGTCAAGGAAAACACATACGAAGCAGAGAGTGGTGGGTTCTAAGCAGAACAAACTCAAACTGTCAGCTGCGATTTCAACACATACAGACATTTCAGCAGCCGCCCCTGAACAGCAGACATCCCCGTCCTCGTCTCCCGTGAAGGCCGGCAAAACCAGGCCAGTCACCCCCCTGTCAGAGCACACGGCACCCATCACCGAATCACCTCCACGGTCAAAgaagaaacatttcaaaatccACTCGGATACATTTGATCACACAGCGCCCATCACCTGCAGtccaaagaggaaaaagagactGAAAAGGAAAAGCCTGAGTCCGTCTGCGTTCAGGAGCGCCCCGCCGGGGATTTCGGGGGACATGGCGCCCCTGGAGTCGGACTCGGAGCTGGGGAACGCCGACGACGACGGCAGGGACACCAGACCCCTGGTGACCAAGGCCCTGCTGAAGCAGAGGGACCTGGAGGACGGCGTGGTGTGGGAGGGCCGGCCGAGGACCTGCATCACCGAGGAGAGGGCCGCCATCGCCCTGACCTCACTCTTCACCTTAATG GGCTTCGTGTGCGAGAATCCCACGGCTCCCATCCAGATGATCAAGCGGCGAGCTCCGCCCTGCCTGAACGACTTCTGCCGGCTGGGCTGCGTGTGCTCCAGCCTGGCCCAGCCCGGCCGGCCCTCGCACTGCGGCCGCGCCCACTGCATGTTCGGCTGCGGCTGCCTCAAACAGAAGGTGGTGCTGCTGAAGAACCTGGACGGGCCCGACTCCAGCCCCTCCGACCAGGCCGCcggcaggaagaggaggaggaagaagaggatgaagatggcCTACA TCCTGAAGGAGGCGGACAGCGTGTCCCAGCCGGCCGAGCGGGTCCGGACCCTGTGGAGGAAAGACGCCGCCGACGCAGACCTGGAGCCGGTCCACGCTCCAGAGCCCGCCTGCCTGCCCTGGGCCTCG GAGGGCGGCGGCGAGGGGAGCAGCTGTGCCCGGGTCAGAGCCTACGGCAGCAGGAAGACGCCGCGGCTCAGCCACAAG gaGGGGCGTGGCCAGCCGAAAGCTGCCAGGAGGAAAGAGCCGTCACTGAAGAAGAGCAAGATCAAATCCTCCAGCCCAGCAG CCGAGCCTCATCAGTTGGCGCCGACCGCTCCGCCGTCAGCACAATGCCCGGCGGTGGAACCCGAACCGATGCCGTCAAAGCGCCTGACGATCGTGGCGGAGTGCCAGTGGCCGAGCGAAGCCGAGCGGAACGACGTCCTGCAGAAGGTCTGCGTGGCGATGGCCAGCGACCAGCTGGACAAGCCGCTGTGGATCCAGAGCTACCTCATCACGCCGCTGAGCCGCGCCACCGAGGAGGACGGAGGCGGCCGCTGCGTCCACTACAAGGTCCGCATCTCTGAACCCAGACCGGACCCGGCAAACACCTCGAGGCCTGCaagaccacagcagcagcaggaggaggaggaggaggaggaggaggaggaggaggaggaggaggagggtctgGAGGACTGGCAGAgggaggtgatggaggaggaggaggaggaagaggaggagcagtgttTAGAAGACTggcagagggaggtggaggaggacgaCGAAGGTCTGGACGACTGGCAGAGACAGATAGAAGAGGAGTGTgcggagagggaggaggacggagagaagcgaggacagaaggaggaggagcgagccgagaagatgaagatgatcaGCATGGGTCTGCCTTTCCTGACGGGGATCTCCCCCGCCGGCTTCCTGTCGGCCCGCAGGCGGCAGCGCGGCGACAGCGAGAACGTGGTTCAG GTGAACGGGAAGCTCTATCCTCTGGCTAAGATCCAGCTGGGTGGGATGGGGGCGCTTCACCCGGCAAACCGCCTCGCCGCCTATCTGACGGGCCGGGTCGGACCCGTCAGGCATCTGCGAGGTCCCGCCcagccctcctcttcttcttcctcttcctcctcctcctcctctgtctcttcctcctcctccttactCTCCTCCTCTAAACTCCACCCGAGCCAGACTTCCTCAACAACGTCTCAAACCGCCGCCTCCTCCGCGGCGAAGCCCAGAGTCCCGGCGCCCGGCGCTGCAG ACTCCAAGGCTGCACAAGCGACTCCCGGTGTGGTGTCACCTCTAAATCCTTCCCCAGGGACTGCGGCTCCAAGCAAGACGCAGGTGTTGATGGTGCCGGTGCCGGGTGCCGGCGGGACGGGCCCGGTGCAGAACCTCCTGACCCGGCCGCTGGCTTCGGCCCCGCCCACCGCCGGCCAGAGGATCCTCCTGACATCAGTGCGAACGCCAGTGGGCACCCAGTACTTCCGAAAGGTGGATGGCAAACTGGTGCAACTGGTTCCCCTCAACCAGCTGAGAGCTGTGAACCCAAATCTGGTGGTCCAGAGAG CCCCGGTCCCGTCCTCCTCTCCAGTCCCTGTCTCGTCCCTGCAGGCCTCAGCACCTGTCGGCTCCCAGTCCAACCCCGTGACATCCATCGCGACCACCATGACCACGACCACTGCCTCCATTCCCAGCCGCCTGGCCTTCTccgtcccctccctctccacctccctccccacCGGCTCGGGCTTCCTCCTGAGCCAAAAGGGGACGTGCACCTTTAAAATCATCCCCTCCAATGGCACCAAGGAACCTTTACTGGTGACCTGTCCCAAGGTTCCTACGCAGCCGCAGACCAAGGTGGCAGTGGCGCCAGGAACCTTCACCCTCTTGCAATCCCCCCAGCTGCCGCCCCCGGCAACCGTGATTTCCCTGAAACCCTCAGGAGGCCAGGGGGCGGAGCATGGCGTCAAAACGGTGACCGTGTCCACCATGCCTGTGGGTTCTGGTGGAGCGGTGGAGTTATCCAGGCTGGTTCCTGTGAAACCCACCCAGGCTTTGCCCCAGCCCTCTAACACCCAGGGCTCCACGGAGACAGGTAGCACCTCGCTCACCTTACCTCCAGCTCCGCATCCGGCCCCACCTCCAGCTCCATCTCTGACCCCGCCTCCAGCCCCATCTCTGGCCCCGCCTCCAGCCCCATCTGTCACCCCGCCTCCAGCCCCATCGGTCACCCCGCCTCCAGCCCCATCTCTGACCCCGCCTCCAGTCCCGCCTACAGATAGGATGAGCGTCCCGCCCGTATCCCATCCCTCCATTGACCTCACCAGACCCGGCAGTCCCGAGCTGGCCTCCGACCTGGTGGACCTGGACATCGTCTGCGTCGACGATGAGATGGCGTACGCCGCTCGCGAGCCTGTGGGCGGGGCCCAGAGTGACAAAGCAAAGGCCACGCCGGGCAGGAAGCAGAaaaaggaggtggaggtggtggacTTGGTGGTGTCATCGAGCGAGGAGACGGAGAACTCCTCGGACGACGTGGACGATGTggacagcggcggcggcggcggcgaacAGGATCTCGCCACTCGTATCAAT AGGAAGATCCACAACGCGCTGGAGAGGAGCCGGCGGGAGGCGATGGCCGGGCGCTTCCACGGCCTGAGGAGGGAGCTGGGACTGTCCGACGAGAAAACCTCCAAGATCCGGATCCTCAGGAAG gCCAAGCAGGACATCCTGTCGCTGACCAAGAGAAGCATGAAGCTGAAGGTGGAGATGACcaggctgaggaagaggagggcagagctgGCGGCTGCAGTGGCTCAGAGGACAG gggAGAGTGCAGAGAGCGTGAGCAGGAAGGTGCAGAGGGTGAGCTACGTTCAGAGGCTGAGCGGCGTCCTGGCGGGCGGGACAGGAAGTGGCGGCGGCGTGGAGGCGGAGGATCTGCGGGACGAGCTGGAGCGGCGGGCGGAGCGCTCGTCTGACGAGGACAACGTCATCCTCACCAACCACAGCAGT gatgatgatgtcaccgagGTGGACATAGAGATGGTGGAGGAGAGCGACGAGCCGAGCCCGGTGACGACGACGACGAAGAGCCGCCGCTCAGA CCGGACGAGTCAGAGCTGCAGGAAGGCGTCTGGCCAGCAGGTGGCGTCGAGCTTCAGGGCTCTGAGCTCCTTGGTGAAGGTGGAGAGTGAGACGCCGTCGCAGGAGCTCGTCCTGCAGCAG gcctgTGAGGAGATCTGGGCCCTGGAGAGCGAGGCGGAGAGGCTGCAGAGTGTGAAGGCGTCGCTGAGCCAGCAGAGGGCGGCCTACATCAGGGAGATCTCACTGCGATCCG GGAAGAGCGAGCAGCGGATCCTGAGGAAGCTGCAGCTCCTGTCCGCCAAGCAGATGAGGCTGGAGGCGGAGCAAGAGCGACGCAGGACCGCCAAGCCGCCAGCGGGGGGCGGCGCAGCCGAGCGGCCGccagagagcagcacagccGAGCGGCCGCCAGCCACGCCCCCTGTCCCTcctgtagccccgcccactgttCCTCCTGTAACCCCGCCCCCTGTCCCGCCCTCCCAGCAGTCCCAAACCAGCAGCCAGCGGGTCGTTATCGTACCGACACCCCttctggccccgcccactgtgTCCCACAATCCATCAGTGGCGAGGGACAGGCCGAGGACGATTCCCAACATCCTGTCTCGCAGGAAGCCGCTGGCCCCGCCCCCGTCGGCCACGGAGCCGTACACAG ACGAGTGTCCGTCCATCCAGGCTCTGGTTCCCACCGAGGTGCTGTCATTGGTCGGGGCTGCGTTGCCGGGGCAACAGGTGGTGACTCTGAGCCCTCTGGTCCAGAGGCCGACTCTGCTGCAGACTCCGCCCACTCCAG GCGTGGCATCGGTCACCCTCAACATCTCCAACCTGACCAATCAGCACCTCCGCCTGAGCTCTCTGGCCCCGCCTCCTCCCGGTAAGATCTACAGCGGCTCCGCCCTGCTGCCCTCTAACCTGACAG CTCAGAGCCTTCCCGCCGTGCTGCAGCTGGCTCAGACTTCGTCTCCACAGCAACCAgccgagccgccgccgccgccgcaggTCATCCCCGGCGACTCGGCGGGACTCGAGGCTCTGCAGATGTTCCCCAAATTTCTCACCATGATGGAGTTCCCGACCCAGAACCAGAGCCGGACTCTGTCCTCGCCGTCTGACCCCGCCCCCGGATCCGAACCCTCGCCGTCCGCGGGGCGGAgctctggaggagctgctgcagagcaggaaatgaaacaggaagtgagggcTCCCGGAACAGGAAAtgagcagaagcagcaggaggaggagagcgacgGCGAGGGTCTGACGTCTCTTCTCAACGAGATCGTCTTCCTCAACCAGCAGGTCGGCCCGCCGGAGGacgaagccccgcccccctcgccGTCCGCCAGGCCCTCCTCTGAGACGGAGCGGGAGGCGGCGGGCggcgtgggggaggaggagggggaggagcatCCCCTGCTCCTGCAGCTGGATGAGGACCCGAGTGGGAGTGGCTCAGAGCAGGGAGGGGGCGTGGCTAACGGGCACGCTGACGCTCAGCTGGGATCGGACTCCTCCGCCGACGGGCTGAGACAGCCACAtaacccacaatgcactgcaaaagGCGGCGCCCTGACCCCGCCCCCCCTGCTGCAGATGAAGGTgggcgggggcgggggtgggggtggggccaTGAAGGCGGAGCCCGGCGGCGACAGAGCGGGAGGGCAGGAGGGCGGCGTGGCGTGGAGGCCGATGCCGAGGCTGGTGCCTCTGGGCCTGAGGAGCAACACGCAGACGTAG